From a single Nicotiana tomentosiformis chromosome 2, ASM39032v3, whole genome shotgun sequence genomic region:
- the LOC138905065 gene encoding uncharacterized mitochondrial protein AtMg00820-like: protein MQDELYQFERNNVWHLVPRPANRIVIRTRWVFRNKLDEFGNTTSNKARLVVQGYNQDERSEYDETFSPVARMEAIRILIAFTSHMEFKLFQMNVKSAFLNGYLKEEVFVK, encoded by the coding sequence atgcaagatgaactctatcaatttgagaggaacaacGTATGGCACTTGGTTCCTCGACCTGCTAACAGAATTGTTATAAGAACCAGGTGggtattcagaaacaaacttgatgagtttggaaacacAACAAGTAACAAGGCAAGGCtagtagttcaaggctacaatcaagaTGAAAGGAGTGAATATGATGAAACTTTTTctccagttgctcgaatggaagccATCAGAATCCTCATTGCCTTTACATCTCATATGGAATTTAAATTGTTCCAAATgaatgtcaaaagtgcatttctgaatgggtATTTAAAAGAAGAAGTATTTGTCAAGTAA
- the LOC138905066 gene encoding uncharacterized mitochondrial protein AtMg00810-like, with product MGSKFEMSMMGELNFFLGLQVKQTPKGTMISQQKYIKELLKRFEMESSKIIDTHIVTATRLDMDEPSSPVNETMYRGIIGSLVYLTTSIPDIVFSVGLCARFQSNPKESHLKAAKRILRYLKGTHDLVLYYPSGDNFDLIGYADDDYAGYLVDRKSTSGMEFFLGSCLIS from the coding sequence ATGGGGAGcaagtttgaaatgagcatgatgggggaattgaatttcttcttgggtCTGCAAGTAAAGCAAACACCTAAGGGGACaatgataagtcagcagaagtacatcAAAGAGCTTCTAAAGAGATTTGAGATGGAAAGTTCAAAAATCATTGATACTCATATTGTCACTGCCACTCGTCTGGACATGGATGAACCTAGTTCTCCTGTGAACGAGACCATGTACAGAGGTATCATTGGGTCACTCGTGTATCTCACAACAAGCATACCAGATATTGTATTCAGCGTAGGATTATGTGCTAGGTTTCAATccaatccaaaggaatctcatctgaaggctgccaagagaattctaagatatctcaaaggaacacatgacctggttctctactaccCTTCAGGAGACAATTTTGACTTGATTGGGTATGCTGACGATGATTATGCTGGTTATCTAGTGGATAGAAAAAGCACCTCTGGCATGGAATTTTTTCTGGGATCATGTCTAATTTCATAG
- the LOC138905068 gene encoding uncharacterized protein: MAEGDTVEGEKTQEVSSLQVEESTEAQQSVLRDYKESAPSLDLNVANPTGNVSPEFTLGLNEQEAIETTLLIAAEGVVVGGCEEVNETVGCQGEGEGYPEESRELVPFENTTSNSTTGKTHEGPVPSAQEEPSTPRNSEEDYDDMHATSFIAARSKKRVPSALTLKRPTTRLQKREALEFMLKKSKEEKKRRRLVKVGKLVNEEEVPLALIVDIDNEVTEEPGSLTRMSLKKPTVPKPRRESSVDEESGEKVSEKSGDNVPEKLSDKSAEKGKSVRKSVKRKDGVNEELGSSKKTKVSVAKEKEEKT; the protein is encoded by the exons ATGGCTGAAGGCGATACAGTAGAGGGAGAAAAAACTCAAGAAGTCTCTAGTCTGCAAGTAGAAGAGAGCACTGAGGCCCAACAGAGTGTGCTTCGTGATTATAAAGAATCAGCACCAAGCCTTGATTTGAATGTTGCCAACCCTACAGGTAATGTCTCTCCTGAGTTTACTTTGGGGTTAAATGAACAAGAAGCCATAGAAACTACATTGTTAATAGCTGCTGAGGGAGTCGTGGTCGGTGGTTGTGAAGAGGTTAATGAGACTGTTGGGTGTCAGGGGGAAGGTGAAGGCTATCCGGAAGAGAGTAGGGAATTGGTGCCTTTTGAAAATACAACATCTAATAGTACTACTGGGAAAACTCATGAGGGACCTGTTCCCTCTGCTCAAGAGGAGCCCTCTACTCCT AGAAATAGTGAGGAAGACTATGATGATATGCATGCAACAAGCTTCATTGCTGCTCGAAGTAAGAAACGAGTTCCCAGTGCACTTACTCTTAAAAGACCCACTACTAGGTTGCAAAAGAGGGAGGCTCTTGAGTTTATGCTAAAGAAAagcaaagaagaaaagaaaaggaggaGGTTAGTGAAAGTGGGAAAGCTGGTAAATGAAGAGGAAGTGCCTCTAGCACTTATTGTTGATATTGATAACGAGGTGactgaggaacctggttccttaacTCGTATGTCCTTGAAGAAACCTACAGTTCCAAAACCTAGGAGAGAATCATCT gtagATGAGGAGTCTGGTGAGAAAGTTTCTGAAAAGTCTGGTGACAATGTACCTGAGAAATTGTCTGATAAATCTGCAGAGAAAGGGAAGAGTGTGAGAAAATCTGTGAAAAGGAAAGATGGTGTCAATGAGGAACTCGGTTCCTCCAAGAAAACCAAGGTGAGTGTGGCCAAGGAGAAGGAAGAGAAAACCTGA